A stretch of Streptococcus chenjunshii DNA encodes these proteins:
- the trmFO gene encoding methylenetetrahydrofolate--tRNA-(uracil(54)-C(5))-methyltransferase (FADH(2)-oxidizing) TrmFO → MSQNYINVIGAGLAGSEAAYQIAKRGVPVKLYEMRGSKTTPQHKTDNFAELVCSNSFRGDSLTNAVGLLKEEMRRLDSLIMRIGEAHRLPAGGAMAVDRESYAEAVTAEIKNNPLIEVTREEITEIPKDAVTVIATGPLTSDALAEKIHELNGGEGFYFYDAAAPIVDKNSIDMDIVYLKSRYDKGEAAYLNCPMTKEEFMAFHQALITAEEAPLNSFEKEKYFEGCMPIEVMAKRGIKTLLYGPMKPVGLEYPDNYKGPRDGDFKAPYAVVQLRQDNAAGSLYNMVGFQTHLKWGEQKRVFRMIPGLERAEFVRYGVMHRNSYMDSPNLLNPTFATRTNPHLFFAGQMTGVEGYVESAASGLVAGINAVRVFLQEEQVIFPQTTAIGALPHYITQTESRHFQPMNINFGIIKELEGPRIRDKKERYQKIAERALNDLQPFLDF, encoded by the coding sequence TTGTCTCAAAATTATATTAATGTTATCGGTGCTGGCTTAGCCGGCAGCGAAGCGGCTTATCAAATCGCTAAGCGAGGTGTTCCTGTTAAACTTTATGAAATGCGAGGCAGCAAAACAACACCGCAGCACAAAACTGATAACTTTGCTGAATTGGTCTGTTCGAATTCTTTTCGTGGAGACAGCCTGACTAATGCTGTAGGTTTGCTGAAAGAGGAAATGAGACGGCTGGACTCATTGATTATGCGCATCGGTGAAGCTCATCGTCTTCCCGCGGGCGGTGCAATGGCGGTTGATCGTGAATCTTATGCAGAAGCAGTTACGGCTGAAATTAAGAACAATCCTTTAATCGAAGTCACTCGGGAAGAAATCACAGAAATCCCTAAGGATGCTGTTACGGTTATTGCTACAGGTCCATTAACCAGTGATGCACTGGCTGAGAAAATTCATGAACTTAACGGCGGTGAAGGATTTTATTTCTATGATGCCGCTGCACCTATTGTTGACAAAAATTCTATTGATATGGACATTGTCTACCTGAAGTCGCGCTACGACAAAGGCGAAGCAGCTTATCTTAACTGCCCGATGACTAAAGAAGAATTTATGGCTTTTCATCAAGCCCTGATAACAGCAGAGGAAGCACCGCTCAATTCTTTTGAAAAAGAAAAGTATTTCGAGGGCTGCATGCCTATTGAGGTTATGGCTAAACGCGGCATTAAGACTTTGCTCTACGGGCCTATGAAACCGGTTGGTTTGGAATACCCAGACAATTATAAAGGGCCGCGTGATGGTGATTTTAAGGCACCTTATGCTGTAGTGCAGCTCCGTCAGGATAATGCAGCAGGCAGTCTCTATAATATGGTTGGTTTTCAGACTCACCTTAAATGGGGGGAGCAGAAACGTGTTTTCCGTATGATTCCAGGACTTGAAAGGGCAGAGTTTGTTCGTTACGGTGTCATGCACCGCAATTCTTATATGGATTCTCCCAATTTACTTAATCCGACTTTTGCAACACGCACCAATCCTCATCTCTTTTTCGCTGGTCAGATGACAGGTGTTGAAGGCTATGTTGAATCAGCTGCTTCTGGTTTGGTCGCAGGTATCAATGCTGTCCGTGTTTTCCTGCAGGAAGAACAAGTTATTTTTCCGCAGACAACAGCTATAGGTGCACTTCCGCATTACATCACGCAGACAGAGAGCAGGCATTTCCAGCCTATGAACATCAATTTTGGAATTATCAAAGAGCTTGAAGGTCCGCGGATTCGAGATAAAAAAGAGCGTTATCAGAAAATTGCTGAACGTGCCCTAAATGATTTGCAGCCCTTTTTAGATTTCTAA
- a CDS encoding PASTA domain-containing protein, which produces MAKRKNWIKKLSRVSKIVSVLPDATEIINRAVDNTRPIIEKELDRHHERQEAYREIDNVLHLNVEEAKRHLENQGFTVSKIPATPHIKYAKAFPNQVVSMYPKKRKAKLGSLVKLYYLDQATINASIILLNEQKSRVQRFGRTFSNSLKHGKKKFPKKHRKPKDVTPKSTDKRQ; this is translated from the coding sequence ATGGCAAAGAGGAAAAATTGGATTAAAAAACTTAGCAGAGTCAGTAAAATTGTTTCTGTCTTGCCGGATGCAACAGAAATTATCAACAGGGCAGTAGATAACACCAGGCCAATCATTGAAAAGGAACTGGACAGGCACCATGAGCGTCAGGAAGCTTATAGAGAGATAGATAATGTGCTGCATTTAAATGTAGAGGAAGCTAAGAGACATTTAGAAAACCAAGGTTTTACAGTCAGTAAGATTCCGGCTACACCGCACATTAAATATGCCAAAGCTTTTCCCAATCAGGTTGTCAGTATGTATCCTAAAAAACGAAAAGCTAAGCTTGGATCGCTGGTTAAGCTGTACTATCTTGACCAAGCTACTATCAATGCCAGTATCATCCTTTTGAATGAGCAAAAATCTAGAGTTCAAAGATTCGGCCGGACCTTCTCAAACTCGCTTAAGCATGGTAAAAAAAAGTTTCCAAAAAAGCATAGGAAACCCAAAGATGTTACGCCGAAATCCACAGATAAACGGCAATGA
- a CDS encoding ABC transporter ATP-binding protein, translated as MLLEINHLEKVFRTRFSKEETRALQDVDFKVDHGEFIAIMGESGSGKTTLLNILATLEKPTNGSVILNGENITKIKENQLADFRLKNLGFVFQEFNLLDTLSVKDNIFLPLVLARKNYQEMEERLNQIAPKLHIQNLLKKRPFELSGGQKQRVAIARSLITGPQILLADEPTAALDYRNSEDLLNLFEVINADAQTILMVTHSANAASHAKRVLFIKDGRIFHQIYRGHKSNQEFNKDISLAMSALLGGE; from the coding sequence ATGCTGCTAGAAATTAATCATTTAGAAAAAGTCTTTCGGACACGTTTTTCAAAAGAAGAAACACGTGCATTGCAGGATGTTGATTTCAAAGTTGATCATGGTGAATTTATCGCGATTATGGGAGAATCGGGATCAGGCAAGACGACTCTTCTTAATATTCTTGCGACCCTCGAAAAGCCTACAAATGGCTCAGTCATCCTAAACGGGGAAAATATCACTAAAATTAAGGAAAACCAGCTGGCTGATTTTCGGTTAAAAAATTTAGGCTTTGTTTTTCAGGAGTTTAATCTCTTAGATACTTTATCGGTAAAAGATAATATTTTCCTACCGCTGGTGCTGGCCAGAAAAAACTATCAGGAAATGGAAGAACGGCTGAATCAGATCGCACCTAAATTACATATCCAGAATTTGCTTAAAAAACGGCCTTTTGAACTTTCCGGCGGTCAAAAACAGCGGGTAGCTATCGCTCGGAGTTTGATTACCGGTCCGCAAATTTTACTGGCAGATGAGCCTACAGCCGCTTTGGATTACAGAAATTCTGAGGATCTCCTTAATCTTTTCGAAGTCATCAATGCTGATGCTCAAACGATTCTTATGGTAACGCATTCGGCTAATGCGGCCAGCCATGCTAAACGGGTACTTTTTATCAAAGACGGCCGTATTTTCCATCAGATCTATCGAGGCCATAAAAGCAATCAAGAATTCAATAAAGATATTTCTCTTGCCATGAGTGCCCTTTTGGGAGGTGAATAA
- a CDS encoding ABC transporter permease, which translates to MFYIKLALNNLKQSFKQFAPFFLVSITTFVFSNITLLILVSPTAESMGSGAFALVLAYVVLAIFSAILCLYSYNFLLKQRYQEFGLYNILGMNKRQITWLSTLELTVIFFLTVVLGSLLSAVLSNVSYLVFVNLIQYDNLNFSITPVAFIINIFLFVAIFLFLEFVNVIRIRRTSGLNLFSNQNQGEREPRGNIFLAIIGLAAIGYGYYLSVTSGNLSALAGIVRFFQAIIAVIIGTYLFYISFITWYLKFRRKNKNYFYKPEHFVNTSQMIFRMKQNAVGLANITLLAIMAFVTIFSTVALYANNENLVKMQYPKNSLVEIHTVSNRQEAQTIMNEEVLPPLKEENSSFDKTFHQYLMTSFTIPYDRSKDTVSVNQEFLSQAITPGGLNNVGDLMVITQDDFRALGNDLPDLSEQQVAFYDYNQQNPYLFKTLDWFGSSYDNSYQIKEMKNMQEVSSAIPAGVLVVADDNQLEEMRTIYNQFTSYPSTYDYIAMTELNEKEQRILAEKAKENGGVLAIYEEEGEEDAAAAVFSVDSDLRNEVMKMTGGFLFTGFLLGIAFLLGAALIIYYKQLSEGTQDKQAYKILQEVGMSLKQVKRTINSQILLVFFLPLIISIIHFIFALPILKKLLLLFGVQGDQFIYTVSVLTIVSILLIYFLIYRLTSRTYYKIIER; encoded by the coding sequence ATGTTTTATATCAAACTAGCTCTCAATAACCTCAAGCAATCGTTTAAGCAATTCGCTCCTTTCTTTTTAGTCAGTATCACAACCTTTGTTTTCAGCAATATCACGCTTTTAATCCTAGTCAGTCCAACAGCTGAATCAATGGGATCGGGCGCCTTTGCTCTGGTGCTTGCTTATGTTGTTCTTGCCATTTTTTCTGCTATTTTATGTTTATACAGCTATAATTTTTTACTCAAGCAGCGCTATCAGGAATTTGGACTTTATAACATTCTAGGGATGAATAAAAGGCAGATTACCTGGCTGTCAACGCTGGAACTCACCGTCATTTTCTTTTTAACCGTTGTTTTAGGCTCTCTTTTGAGCGCTGTTTTATCAAACGTTTCTTATCTGGTATTCGTTAATCTGATCCAATATGATAATCTTAATTTTTCCATAACACCTGTAGCTTTTATCATCAATATCTTTTTATTTGTGGCTATCTTTCTGTTTTTAGAATTTGTTAATGTCATAAGAATCCGCAGAACCTCAGGTCTTAATTTATTCAGCAATCAAAACCAAGGGGAACGCGAACCAAGAGGCAATATTTTTCTCGCGATTATCGGTCTTGCCGCAATCGGCTACGGTTACTATTTATCTGTTACTTCCGGGAATTTGAGTGCTTTAGCAGGGATTGTCCGTTTCTTTCAGGCTATTATAGCCGTTATTATCGGAACCTATCTCTTTTATATCAGTTTTATTACTTGGTATCTTAAATTTCGGCGTAAGAATAAAAATTATTTTTACAAGCCTGAGCATTTTGTCAACACGTCGCAAATGATTTTTCGTATGAAGCAGAATGCAGTAGGACTTGCTAATATCACCTTGTTGGCTATTATGGCCTTTGTAACCATTTTTTCAACTGTTGCTCTGTACGCCAATAACGAAAATTTGGTCAAAATGCAGTACCCTAAAAATTCTTTGGTTGAGATCCATACAGTCAGCAACCGTCAGGAAGCACAAACGATTATGAATGAAGAGGTTCTGCCGCCTCTAAAAGAAGAGAATAGCAGTTTCGATAAAACTTTTCATCAGTATCTTATGACAAGCTTTACAATCCCTTATGACAGAAGCAAAGACACAGTCAGTGTCAACCAAGAATTCCTTTCCCAAGCAATAACACCGGGTGGACTGAATAATGTAGGAGATTTGATGGTTATAACCCAAGATGATTTCCGGGCATTAGGAAATGACCTGCCTGATTTATCAGAGCAGCAGGTTGCCTTTTATGATTATAATCAGCAAAATCCCTATCTTTTTAAAACACTCGATTGGTTTGGCAGCAGCTATGATAATAGCTACCAAATCAAGGAGATGAAAAATATGCAGGAAGTGAGCAGTGCGATTCCTGCAGGAGTTCTAGTCGTTGCTGATGATAATCAGCTGGAAGAAATGCGGACAATCTATAATCAATTCACTTCCTATCCTTCGACCTATGATTATATAGCTATGACTGAATTAAATGAAAAAGAGCAGCGTATTCTGGCAGAAAAAGCTAAAGAAAACGGCGGTGTACTGGCTATTTATGAAGAAGAGGGAGAAGAAGATGCAGCAGCAGCTGTCTTTTCAGTAGATTCTGACCTGCGAAACGAAGTCATGAAAATGACTGGCGGTTTTCTTTTCACGGGTTTCCTGCTTGGAATTGCTTTCTTACTAGGTGCAGCTTTGATTATCTATTATAAACAGCTCTCTGAAGGCACACAGGATAAACAGGCTTATAAGATTTTGCAAGAAGTAGGGATGAGTTTAAAACAGGTTAAAAGAACAATCAATTCACAGATCCTTTTAGTCTTCTTCCTGCCGTTAATCATTTCTATCATACACTTCATCTTTGCTTTGCCTATTCTTAAGAAACTGCTTTTGCTTTTTGGAGTTCAGGGAGATCAGTTTATTTATACAGTCAGCGTTCTGACAATTGTGAGCATTCTCCTTATCTATTTTCTTATTTACCGGCTTACAAGCCGAACCTATTACAAAATTATTGAAAGATAG
- a CDS encoding response regulator transcription factor codes for MNTQEKIYIIEDDQTIVHLLKNHLSQNYHVFSVTNFRAIKQEVEEIKPDLILMDITLPYFNGFYWTTEIRKSMTMPIIFISSSDDEMDTVMALDMGGDDFIAKPFSLTILDAKIAAFLRRAQQFTKDSDYHLDGFTLNRDGVLSNGKEQITLSPTENKILAILFAHCEQVVSKDELLEKLWENENFIDQNTLSVNMTRLRKKIQPLGFNRIHTVRGVGYLLK; via the coding sequence ATGAATACACAGGAGAAAATCTATATTATTGAAGATGATCAAACGATAGTTCATCTGCTAAAAAATCACCTTTCTCAAAATTACCATGTTTTTAGTGTCACTAATTTTCGAGCTATCAAGCAGGAAGTTGAGGAGATCAAACCAGATCTTATCCTCATGGATATCACACTGCCTTATTTTAATGGCTTTTACTGGACAACAGAAATCCGGAAAAGCATGACCATGCCCATCATCTTCATTTCTTCCAGCGACGACGAAATGGATACTGTTATGGCTCTGGATATGGGAGGAGATGATTTCATTGCCAAACCTTTTTCTTTAACCATATTGGATGCTAAAATCGCTGCTTTTCTGCGTCGTGCTCAGCAGTTTACAAAAGACAGTGACTACCATTTGGATGGTTTTACACTTAACCGCGATGGCGTTTTATCAAATGGCAAAGAACAAATTACCCTGTCACCGACAGAAAATAAGATTTTAGCCATTCTCTTTGCACACTGTGAACAAGTTGTGTCCAAGGACGAGTTGCTTGAAAAGCTTTGGGAAAATGAAAATTTTATTGACCAAAATACCTTAAGTGTTAACATGACACGCTTAAGAAAAAAAATTCAGCCTCTCGGTTTTAATCGCATTCATACCGTAAGAGGAGTAGGGTACTTACTTAAATGA
- a CDS encoding sensor histidine kinase — MIWKFLNEYRVWYSLYVIMSAFYFLMFYLYRLPLSYFANSLVLNLTFLILITIWQYIRFRRKLLILHNFVYVEELRSLTAPSEKSYQELITKLKDKEGEELLAAKTKTEELQNLIKMWSHQMKVPLSALSLMAQTNKLEGNKVEQQLIRLQNYLDNLLTYMKFSQNKDDFRFEDLSVSSLMRQLIKKYRVSFLAKDLSVTIQGEWQLKTDRKWLSFALSQVLDNAIKYSKNNGTIAINIEDKRITLSDQGIGILDEDLPRIFEEGFTGYNGHQHQKATGLGLYMTKQVLENLNLAIKINSQVDKGTDVIIFKK; from the coding sequence ATGATTTGGAAATTTTTAAATGAATACCGTGTCTGGTATAGTTTGTATGTGATAATGTCAGCTTTTTATTTTCTGATGTTCTATTTGTACCGTCTTCCCTTATCCTATTTTGCAAACAGCTTAGTTTTAAATCTGACTTTTCTTATTTTAATCACTATCTGGCAGTACATCCGATTCAGACGGAAGTTATTAATTTTACATAATTTTGTTTATGTAGAAGAGCTAAGATCCTTAACTGCACCTTCAGAAAAAAGTTATCAAGAGTTGATTACTAAGTTGAAAGATAAAGAAGGAGAAGAACTGCTTGCAGCCAAAACAAAAACAGAAGAACTGCAGAATCTCATCAAAATGTGGTCCCATCAAATGAAAGTTCCTTTATCAGCTCTGTCACTGATGGCACAGACCAATAAACTTGAAGGAAATAAGGTGGAACAGCAGCTGATTAGACTGCAAAACTATCTAGACAATCTGCTGACATATATGAAATTTAGTCAAAACAAAGACGATTTTCGTTTCGAAGACCTTTCCGTGTCGTCCTTGATGCGGCAGCTTATTAAAAAATACCGTGTGAGTTTTCTGGCTAAAGATTTATCTGTAACTATTCAAGGAGAGTGGCAGTTGAAGACAGACAGGAAATGGCTGAGTTTTGCTCTCTCGCAAGTATTGGACAATGCTATTAAATATTCCAAAAATAATGGCACCATCGCTATTAATATCGAAGATAAACGTATAACGCTGTCAGATCAAGGTATCGGAATACTGGATGAGGATCTGCCGCGAATTTTTGAGGAAGGCTTTACCGGATACAACGGGCACCAGCATCAAAAAGCGACAGGTTTGGGACTTTACATGACCAAGCAGGTTTTAGAAAACTTAAACCTCGCTATAAAAATTAACAGCCAAGTTGACAAAGGAACAGATGTCATTATTTTTAAAAAATAA
- a CDS encoding Y-family DNA polymerase translates to MGYFDYSRESTSDIAFIDMKSFYASVECVARGLHPLKTSLCVMSRAENASGLILSSSPMFKKVFGKSNVSRAYDLPFDVHTRRFSYYNAKRQGLPVTPEFVKYIEAWAKATFIVPPRMDTYIEKNIEIQHIFQNYASIEDILPYSIDEGFIDLTSSLNYFVPDKNISRKEKLETVSANIQRDIWRKTGIYSTVGMSNANPLLAKLALDNEAKKRKTMRSNWSYGDVESKVWAIPRMTDFWGIGRRMEKRLNKLGIFSIKELANFNPDILKKELGIIGVDLFFHANGIDESNVHQPYKAKSRSLGNSQVLPRDYCKQADIELVFKEMAEQVAIRLRKAHKKASNVSIYVGFSKTEHKKHIQAQMKIEPSNSTKQLMDYVLTIFRKKYRSGAVRHISVTYSGLVDDSYGLISLFDDAEKIEKEERLQSAIDGIRDRFGFTMIQKANALQEASRSLERSRLVGGHSAGGLDGLT, encoded by the coding sequence ATGGGCTATTTCGATTATTCACGAGAGTCAACATCAGATATTGCCTTTATCGATATGAAATCCTTCTATGCCAGTGTAGAATGTGTGGCGCGCGGCCTGCACCCTTTAAAAACATCACTGTGTGTCATGAGCAGAGCTGAGAATGCCAGCGGCTTGATCTTATCTTCGTCGCCTATGTTTAAAAAAGTATTTGGCAAATCAAATGTCAGCAGAGCTTATGATTTGCCGTTTGACGTTCACACACGGCGATTTTCTTACTATAATGCCAAGCGGCAAGGTCTTCCAGTAACACCGGAATTTGTTAAATATATCGAAGCTTGGGCGAAAGCAACTTTTATTGTGCCGCCGCGGATGGATACTTATATCGAAAAGAATATTGAAATTCAGCATATTTTTCAAAATTATGCAAGCATTGAAGATATTTTACCTTACTCTATCGATGAAGGCTTTATTGATTTGACATCATCTCTGAACTATTTTGTTCCTGATAAAAATATCAGCAGAAAGGAAAAGTTAGAGACAGTCTCTGCTAACATTCAGAGGGATATTTGGCGAAAAACAGGCATTTATTCAACAGTTGGCATGTCGAATGCTAATCCTTTGTTGGCCAAGCTGGCTCTTGATAATGAGGCCAAAAAACGCAAAACCATGCGTTCAAATTGGTCATACGGTGATGTTGAGAGCAAGGTCTGGGCTATTCCTAGGATGACTGATTTTTGGGGCATTGGCAGGCGTATGGAAAAACGTCTGAATAAACTGGGTATTTTTTCTATCAAAGAACTGGCTAATTTTAACCCTGATATTTTGAAGAAAGAACTTGGTATTATAGGTGTTGATCTCTTTTTTCACGCCAATGGTATTGATGAAAGCAATGTTCATCAGCCTTACAAAGCGAAATCCAGAAGCTTAGGCAACTCACAGGTACTGCCAAGAGATTATTGCAAGCAGGCTGATATTGAGTTGGTTTTTAAGGAAATGGCAGAACAGGTAGCCATTCGCCTGCGAAAAGCACATAAAAAAGCAAGTAATGTATCCATTTATGTTGGCTTTTCAAAAACAGAACATAAAAAACATATTCAGGCGCAGATGAAAATTGAGCCAAGCAATAGCACCAAACAATTAATGGATTATGTCCTGACAATCTTTCGTAAGAAATACAGGTCAGGAGCTGTCAGGCATATCAGTGTCACCTATTCCGGTTTGGTTGATGACTCTTACGGCCTGATTTCCCTTTTTGATGATGCTGAAAAAATTGAAAAAGAAGAAAGGCTCCAGTCGGCGATTGATGGCATTAGGGATCGATTTGGCTTTACCATGATCCAAAAAGCCAATGCCCTGCAAGAAGCTTCACGCAGTTTAGAGCGCAGCCGCTTAGTGGGAGGGCACTCTGCTGGAGGATTGGACGGATTAACATGA
- the xerS gene encoding tyrosine recombinase XerS, which produces MKREVLLEKIEELKTVMPWYILDYYQSKLTVPYSFTTLYEYLKEYKRFLDWVIESGISDAVKIADIDLAVLEHLSKKDMEAFVLYLRERPSLNTYSTKQGVSQTTVNRTLSALSSLFKYLTEEVEDKNGEPYFYRNVMKKVATKKKKETLAARAENIKQKLFLGDETAAFLEYIDCEYENKLSNRAKSSFRKNKERDLAIIALLLASGVRLSEAVNLDLKDLNIKMMVIEITRKGGKRDSVNVAAFAKPYLEQYLAVRQPRYKAEKQDTALFLTEYRGVPNRIDASSIEKMVAKYSEDFKVRVTPHKLRHTLATRLYDATKSQVLVSHQLGHASTQVTDLYTHIVNDEQKNALDKL; this is translated from the coding sequence ATGAAACGGGAAGTGCTTTTGGAAAAAATTGAGGAACTTAAGACGGTGATGCCCTGGTATATTTTGGATTATTACCAATCAAAACTCACTGTGCCTTACAGTTTTACAACCTTGTATGAATATCTCAAGGAGTATAAAAGATTTTTAGACTGGGTTATTGAATCTGGCATTTCAGATGCTGTCAAGATTGCTGATATTGATTTGGCTGTTTTGGAACATTTGTCGAAAAAGGATATGGAAGCGTTTGTTCTTTATCTGCGCGAACGGCCCTCTTTAAACACTTACTCAACGAAACAGGGGGTATCACAGACAACGGTCAACCGTACCTTATCTGCACTTTCCAGTCTCTTTAAATATTTGACAGAAGAGGTCGAAGACAAAAACGGTGAACCCTACTTCTATCGAAATGTTATGAAAAAAGTGGCAACCAAAAAGAAAAAGGAAACTCTGGCTGCCCGTGCTGAAAATATTAAACAAAAGCTCTTTTTAGGGGATGAAACAGCCGCCTTTCTTGAGTATATTGACTGTGAATATGAAAATAAGCTGTCCAATCGTGCGAAATCATCTTTCCGAAAAAATAAAGAACGCGATTTAGCGATTATCGCTCTGCTTTTAGCATCTGGTGTTCGGCTGTCTGAGGCTGTCAATTTAGATTTAAAAGACCTCAATATAAAAATGATGGTTATTGAGATTACCCGCAAGGGCGGCAAACGTGATTCTGTCAATGTAGCTGCTTTTGCTAAACCCTATTTAGAACAGTATTTAGCTGTTCGTCAGCCGCGTTATAAGGCTGAAAAACAGGATACTGCTCTCTTTTTGACGGAATACCGCGGTGTCCCCAACCGCATTGATGCTTCCAGTATCGAAAAGATGGTTGCTAAGTACTCAGAAGATTTTAAAGTCCGGGTAACTCCGCACAAACTGCGGCACACACTTGCAACCCGCTTGTATGATGCTACTAAGTCCCAAGTTTTGGTCAGCCATCAGCTGGGGCATGCCAGCACTCAAGTTACAGATCTTTATACACATATTGTTAATGATGAGCAGAAAAACGCTCTGGATAAGTTATAA
- a CDS encoding DUF3307 domain-containing protein, with product MLGNLSFSAYLHSNPLLLLALIAHFLADFQWQSQKMAEKKASDRPTLLKHLFIVSIPLFICISLVPSAWHFLLAVLVSHCIIDSGKFYLNPKLAGKKWDRQVFIIDQLLHYVFIFAAYLLAEPYINRPSWLFAAADILCLIFLLVLITKPINIVFKLFFSKYQVQDEDDATITGAGALIGLLERLIMALFLISGQYASIGLVFTAKSIARYDKISKNQAFAEYYLIGSLFSIISVLICYELLYYL from the coding sequence ATGCTTGGAAATTTATCTTTTTCGGCCTACTTGCACAGCAACCCTCTTTTGCTTTTAGCTTTAATTGCTCATTTTCTAGCTGATTTTCAATGGCAAAGTCAGAAAATGGCGGAGAAAAAAGCGAGTGATCGGCCTACACTCTTAAAACACCTATTCATTGTATCTATCCCTCTATTTATCTGTATTTCTCTGGTTCCATCAGCTTGGCATTTTTTACTGGCTGTTTTAGTGAGCCATTGTATCATCGACAGCGGCAAATTTTACCTTAATCCTAAATTAGCTGGTAAAAAATGGGACCGGCAAGTTTTTATTATTGATCAGTTGCTTCATTATGTTTTTATCTTTGCCGCTTATCTTTTAGCTGAACCCTATATCAATAGACCATCTTGGCTTTTCGCGGCGGCTGATATTCTATGCCTCATTTTTTTGCTTGTTTTAATAACAAAACCCATCAATATTGTCTTTAAACTTTTTTTCAGCAAATACCAAGTTCAAGATGAGGACGACGCTACCATAACAGGAGCAGGGGCCCTTATCGGATTGCTGGAAAGACTAATTATGGCCCTTTTCCTTATCAGCGGCCAGTATGCCTCAATCGGTCTTGTTTTTACAGCCAAATCCATCGCCCGCTATGACAAAATTTCTAAGAACCAAGCTTTTGCTGAGTATTATTTAATTGGTTCCTTGTTCAGCATTATTAGTGTTCTCATCTGCTATGAACTGCTGTATTATTTGTGA
- a CDS encoding SatD family protein: MIYIAIIGDLINSKKLERRSQVQEQLLSLMEEVNQKYKTIVASPFTVTTGDEFQALLIPNNNIFHLIDEIAIALHPIEVRFGIGVGKMSTAINQVQSIGSDGPAFWLARAAIDSIHDKNDYGTSHIALHCDNQLIQNTVNSLLSAGDFIKSKWTANQTAVLQALLAEDIYQEQFEHQKIAETLGIKPSGFTKRLKASGLKHYLRSRNAAADMMLSSIHPKEGE, translated from the coding sequence ATGATTTATATAGCGATTATAGGTGACTTGATTAATTCCAAAAAACTGGAAAGAAGAAGCCAAGTTCAAGAGCAATTGCTGTCTCTGATGGAGGAGGTTAACCAAAAATATAAAACCATTGTCGCTTCACCCTTTACAGTAACAACTGGTGATGAATTTCAAGCTTTACTAATACCTAATAATAATATTTTTCACTTAATTGATGAGATAGCCATCGCTTTACATCCTATTGAAGTTCGCTTCGGGATAGGGGTGGGTAAAATGTCGACAGCCATCAATCAAGTGCAAAGTATTGGTTCGGACGGCCCCGCATTTTGGTTAGCACGGGCAGCAATCGACAGTATTCATGATAAGAACGACTATGGAACAAGTCACATTGCTTTGCATTGTGACAATCAGCTGATTCAAAACACGGTTAATAGCCTGCTCTCAGCTGGAGATTTTATAAAATCTAAGTGGACAGCCAACCAAACGGCGGTTTTACAAGCTTTGTTAGCAGAAGATATTTATCAGGAACAGTTTGAGCATCAAAAAATAGCAGAAACCTTAGGAATTAAGCCCAGCGGCTTTACTAAACGCCTTAAAGCCAGCGGTTTGAAACACTATCTGCGGAGCCGCAACGCGGCTGCAGATATGATGCTAAGCAGTATCCACCCCAAAGAAGGAGAATGA